Proteins encoded in a region of the Leishmania panamensis strain MHOM/PA/94/PSC-1 chromosome 7 sequence genome:
- a CDS encoding hypothetical protein (TriTrypDB/GeneDB-style sysID: LpmP.07.0400), whose protein sequence is MFRRCAPAFIGVEGDTFVSAIKDKQYLAHRLAILGKEDPSFKPQRMSDDDVRRFTTSLGSTESLFNKQAGAIPTNIVDEETGRVIGSTQLDPTRYGDWEVNGRCYDF, encoded by the coding sequence ATGTTCCGTCGCTGTGCACCTGCATTCATCGGAGTCGAGGGCGACACCTTCGTCTCGGCCATCAAGGACAAGCAGTACCTGGCCCACCGCCTCGCCATTCTCGGCAAGGAGGACCCTAGCTTCAAGCCCCAGCGCATGTCGGACGATGATGTCAGGCGCTTCACCACGTCGCTCGGCTCGACAGAGTCACTCTTCAATAAGCAAGCCGGGGCGATCCCCACGAACATTGTCGACGAGGAGACCGGCCGCGTGATTGGCAGCACGCAGCTGGACCCGACCCGCTACGGGGACTGGGAGGTGAATGGGCGCTGCTACGACTTTTAA
- a CDS encoding hypothetical protein (TriTrypDB/GeneDB-style sysID: LpmP.07.0410), with product MSSWTNAPASSCAAAAPNHLPGTSTSPSATCRRREAAVCPTSGAAPTFLGAVITFGASGCVATPLVAAPGTHCDDHTPTCTAARVAPAPPSGAPSAAAAAGQHDCVSHDFSGPLQRSSPTVLHLYATTTTAAGTANPKRRHGLLPPPIMSDVTRALGHRSCSCPNTRNAPAADAAIASSPVSTNSGVVTRSRAAVAATNSSSTLQVTGNQSSPNDMLTKETVPFPIYSFKPLGLWSALPTTGVTATAAVSASATTLELEASTATTNGVDVGTLLTHEMDSGVVIVDPCQTPDDLVCGVCMSVCRHPTATTCGHLFCRRCLQKWMQANPAAMCPLDRTPIQVELLHTDARAQRQINALPCHCPASLSRASQLELRQLGSAHRVLGDGTAEEGGDVGGTRGDECARQAHPRCTWAGCVSDAAAHMCQCPHIIIECPFAKHGCAVELPRSDMASHLKNCVADHLLLLSQALDASVEQCRALQGEVEVLRQRCPMRYPVALPNVPTGGPTGSSAPTISVSSSLLHGATTATSVPGMDVPTAVPTPALVISNGSSSGAATIAMAALPEEVSMSSVSLLRVAGSFGHGASTAVDYPSPVFSQSLRPYYHLHHRSSTAVEPTNLRRGTATEDMLLAATHRVPNGHDATTPMAMDTTPVRTPSPSRLGASPGSVPVANLAAAAATFVLPPGAATLLPTPVASAPSRAAPVVGGICGVDRFVWVITDVASLQAPCYSRPFSSHNVPWYVGMDTTATWAQCGVYLFADRHEHRVDFRVILYHNDPARDVVHVVRDWQEDYIGKGWGPLRFINRFTLEQDGFLVHGCLRVGIEVLSGLY from the coding sequence ATGTCGTCGTGGACAAATGCTCCGGCGTCTTCgtgtgctgccgcggcgccgaaTCACCTGCCTGGGACATCTACCTCGCCGTCCGCCACGTGCAGGCGTCGAGAGGCGGCAGTGTGTCCTACGAGTGGGGCTGCACCGACATTTTTAGGCGCCGTCATTACATTCGGCGCATCGGGGTGTGTGGCGACACCGCTTGTTGCTGCACCGGGAACGCACTGTGATGATCACACCCCCACTTGCACCGCTGCAAGGGtggcacctgcgccaccgtcggGTGCACcaagcgctgcggcagcagcagggcaacACGACTGCGTATCGCACGATTTTTCAGGACCTCTTCAGCGGTCATCCCCAACCGTCCTTCATTTGTATGCGACTACCACCACAGCCGCTGGCACCGCTAACCCGAAGCGCCGCCACGGGCTCCTGCCACCGCCAATCATGAGCGACGTCACCAGGGCCTTGGGTCATCGCTCTTGCTCGTGCCCGAACACTCGCAACGCCCCGGCAGCCGATGCCGCCATCGCGTCCTCTCCCGTTTCAACCAACAGTGGTGTGGTAACAAGGTcgagagcagcagtggcagcgacgaACTCGTCTAGCACACTTCAAGTCACCGGAAATCAGTCGAGCCCCAACGATATGCTGACAAAAGAGACTGTGCCGTTCCCCATCTACAGCTTCAAGCCTCTTGGGCTGTGGAGTGCGTTACCCACCACcggcgtcaccgccaccgctgccgtctccGCTTCAGCCACTACTCTAGAGCTCGAAGCGTCCACAGCGACAACAAACGGCGTTGATGTCGGCACTCTCCTCACGCACGAGATGGACAGCGGCGTGGTTATCGTAGACCCTTGCCAGACGCCGGACGATCTTGTCTgtggtgtgtgcatgtctgtGTGCCGGCACCCGACAGCAACGACGTGTGGCCATCTAttctgccgtcgctgcctaCAGAAGTGGATGCAGGCCAACCCGGCCGCCATGTGCCCACTGGACCGAACTCCAATccaggtggagctgcttcACACGGACGCccgcgcgcagcggcagatcAACGCGCTGCCGTGCCACTGTCCCGCCTCGCTGTCTCGAGCATCACAGCTGGAGCTGCGGCAACTCGGGTCTGCACACCGTGTGCTGGGCGACGGaacagcggaggaggggggtgacgTTGGTGGTACGAGGGGTGATGAGTGCGCACGACAGGCACATCCGCGATGCACGTGGGCTGGGTGCGTGTCggatgctgcagcgcataTGTGTCAGTGTCCGCACATCATCATCGAGTGCCCATTCGCCAAGCACGGCtgcgcggtggagctgccACGGTCAGATATGGCGAGTCACTTGAAGAACTGCGTGGCGGAccacctgctgcttctctcgcaGGCCCTCGACGCGTCTGTGGAGCAGTGCCGGGCCTTGcaaggagaggtggaggtgctgcggcagcgctgtcccATGCGCTATCCCGTCGCCCTCCCCAATGTGCCCACAGGCGGGCCAACAGGGAGTTCGGCGCCAACAATATCGGTTTCCTCGTCACTCTTGCATGGTGCCACTACTGCTACTTCTGTGCCTGGAATGGATGTGCCCACGGCGGTACCGACACCGGCTCTCGTCATCtccaacggcagcagcagtggtgcggcTACCATCGCTATGGCCGCGCTTCCTGAGGAAGTTTCGATGAGCAGCGTCTCCCTGCTGCGCGTGGCGGGTTCGTTTGGCCACGGCGCATCCACCGCTGTCGACTACCCGTCTCCCGTCTTCTCGCAGTCGCTGCGGCCATATTATCATCTGCACCACCGTTCATCGACGGCAGTCGAGCCTACCAACCTGCGTCGGGGCACAGCTACCGAGGATATGTTGCTTGCCGCCACCCACCGTGTGCCCAACGGACACGATGCCACCACGCCAATGGCAATGGACACGACTCCGGTGCGCACACCATCGCCGTCTCGCCTTGGTGCTTCACCGGGCTCCGTCCCCGTCGCCAACctagctgcagctgcagcgacctTCGTCCTTCCTCCTGGTGCAGCAACACTATTGCCTACCCCCGTCGCCAGCGCTCCTTCGCGCGCGGCGCCTGTAGTGGGCGGCATCTGTGGCGTGGATCGCTTTGTCTGGGTCATCACCGATGTAGCGTCACTGCAGGCGCCGTGCTACAGTCGCCCTTTTAGCTCGCATAACGTTCCCTGGTATGTGGGGATggacaccaccgccacatGGGCGCAGTGCGGCGTATACCTCTTCGCCGATCGACACGAACATCGCGTTGACTTCCGCGTCATTTTGTACCACAATGACCCGGCGCGTGATGTCGTGCACGTTGTGCGGGACTGGCAGGAGGATTACATCGGAAAAGGCTGGGGTCCTCTACGGTTTATCAACCGCTTCACACTTGAGCAGGACGGATTCCTTGTACACGGTTGCCTGCGCGTCGGGATCGAGGTGCTGAGTGGGCTGTACTGA